The following nucleotide sequence is from Streptomyces caniferus.
CCCTCGCCCGCGTCGTCCTTGCCGACCCGGTGCAGATCGATGGTGCGGGTCTCGCGCATCGTCACGTAGACGATCAGCGAGACCGCGGCGCACCCGGCGACGTACCAGTAGTAGCCGGATTCGATGCCGCCGTCCTTGAACCACAGGGCGACGTACTCCGCGGTGCCGCCGAACAGCGCGTTGGCGATGGCGTACGGCAGGGCCACGCCCAGCGCCCGGATGCCGGTCGGGAACAGCTCGGCCTTCACACAGGCGTTGATCGAGGTGTAGCCGGTGACCACGACCAGCGCGAGCAGCGAGAGCCCGAGGGCCGGCCAGAAGCTGCCGGCGTGCTTGAGCAGCGTCATGATCGGCACGGTCAGGAACGTCGAGCCGACCGCGAAGGTGATCAGCAGCGGACGGCGGCCGATCCGGTCGGAGAGCTTGCCGGCCAGCGGCTGGAGGCACATGAAGAGGAACAGTGCGCAGAAGCTCACCAGCGAGGCCGTCGGCTTGTCCAGGCCGGCGCTGCCCGAGAGGTACTTGGTGAGGTAGGTCGTGTACGTGTAGTACGCGACCGTGCCGCCCATGGTGAGCGCGATGACCAGGAACGCCTCGCGCTTATGGGCCAGCAGCGCCTTGAGGGTGCCGCGCGCCGGGTCGGCGTTGGCGCCCTCGTCCTGGGCGTACACCTCGGTCTCCAGCATGTTGCGGCGCAGGTAGAAGACGACCGCGGCGCCCAGCGCACCCACGATGAACGGGATCCGCCAGGCCCAGCTGTGCAGCGCCTCCTCGGGCAGCGTGCGCTGCAGCACGATCTGCAGGCCGAGGCCGAGCAGCTGCCCGGCGGTCATGGACACGTACTGGAAGCTGGAGGCGAAACCGCGCTGTCCGGGCGCGGAGGCCTCGGTGAGGTAGGTGGCGCTGGCCGCGTACTCGCCGCCGACCGAGAGCCCCTGGAGCATCCGGGCGACGAGCAGGACGGCCACGCCGCCGTACCCCGCCACCGCGTAGGTCGGCGCGACGGCGATCAGGATCGCCGAGGCGGACATCAGCGTGACGGTCAGCGTGAGCGCCGCCTTGCGCCCCCTGCGGTCGCCGATCCGGCCGAGCAC
It contains:
- a CDS encoding MFS transporter is translated as MGREQWKKIWVGSAGNMVEWFDWFVYASFAVYFADSFFPKGNDTANLMNTMGIFAVGFFMRPVGGWVLGRIGDRRGRKAALTLTVTLMSASAILIAVAPTYAVAGYGGVAVLLVARMLQGLSVGGEYAASATYLTEASAPGQRGFASSFQYVSMTAGQLLGLGLQIVLQRTLPEEALHSWAWRIPFIVGALGAAVVFYLRRNMLETEVYAQDEGANADPARGTLKALLAHKREAFLVIALTMGGTVAYYTYTTYLTKYLSGSAGLDKPTASLVSFCALFLFMCLQPLAGKLSDRIGRRPLLITFAVGSTFLTVPIMTLLKHAGSFWPALGLSLLALVVVTGYTSINACVKAELFPTGIRALGVALPYAIANALFGGTAEYVALWFKDGGIESGYYWYVAGCAAVSLIVYVTMRETRTIDLHRVGKDDAGEGSAARVLAS